A part of Lacinutrix sp. 5H-3-7-4 genomic DNA contains:
- a CDS encoding TerC family protein has protein sequence MAEIIFTLIMLVALQAVLGFDNLLYISLESKKAPIDAQKGVRKKGILIAIVLRIVLLFVLVRIIGFFQEPFSWLTGGIEDVVKFAFNGHSLIVLAGGAFIIYTAIKEIWHMISLKDLSHDVEGDSKRTKSANAVITSIVIMNLVFSFDSILAAIGLTSEIENATTAFIVMAIAIVASGLLMLLMADKISVFLAKNRMYEVLGLFILFIVGIMLITEGGHLAHLKLFGEEIVPMSKTTFYFVIAILVVIDIVQGRYQKKLLSESERIAKQGNIEK, from the coding sequence ATGGCCGAAATTATTTTTACACTTATTATGCTTGTAGCCTTACAAGCTGTTTTAGGATTTGATAACCTTTTATACATTTCTTTAGAGTCTAAAAAGGCACCTATTGATGCACAAAAAGGTGTGCGTAAAAAAGGGATTTTAATCGCCATTGTTTTAAGAATTGTACTGCTTTTTGTTTTGGTAAGAATTATTGGTTTTTTTCAAGAACCTTTTTCATGGTTAACTGGTGGTATTGAAGATGTTGTAAAATTTGCGTTTAATGGACATAGTTTAATTGTATTAGCAGGTGGTGCTTTTATTATATATACTGCTATTAAAGAAATTTGGCACATGATTTCTTTAAAAGATTTAAGTCATGATGTTGAAGGTGATTCTAAAAGAACAAAATCTGCAAATGCTGTAATTACAAGCATTGTAATTATGAATTTAGTGTTCTCTTTCGATTCTATTTTAGCAGCCATTGGTTTAACAAGTGAAATAGAAAATGCAACTACTGCATTTATTGTTATGGCCATTGCTATTGTAGCTAGTGGATTATTAATGCTGCTTATGGCAGATAAAATATCTGTATTCTTAGCTAAAAATAGAATGTACGAAGTACTTGGATTATTTATACTATTTATAGTAGGTATCATGCTTATTACCGAAGGCGGACATTTAGCACATTTAAAACTGTTTGGAGAAGAAATTGTACCAATGAGTAAAACAACATTTTATTTTGTAATTGCTATACTTGTAGTTATTGATATTGTACAAGGACGTTACCAGAAGAAATTACTTAGTGAGAGTGAGCGTATAGCAAAGCAAGGCAATATTGAAAAGTAA
- the lptB gene encoding LPS export ABC transporter ATP-binding protein — translation MKLKAEHLMKSYGGRKVVKDVSLEVNTGEIVGLLGPNGAGKTTSFYMIVGLIKPNGGSIHLEGTNITKYPMYKRAQSGIGYLAQEASVFRKLSIEDNILSVLQLTKLSKKEQLHKMESLIEEFSLGHIRKSRGDLLSGGERRRTEIARALATDPNFILLDEPFAGVDPVAVEDIQRIIARLAKKNIGILITDHNVQETLAITDRTYLMFEGGILKAGIPEDLAADEMVRKVYLGQNFELRKTKIDF, via the coding sequence ATGAAATTAAAAGCCGAACATTTAATGAAGTCCTATGGCGGACGAAAAGTTGTAAAAGACGTTTCTCTTGAAGTTAATACTGGAGAAATTGTTGGTTTATTAGGACCAAATGGTGCCGGAAAAACCACTTCTTTTTACATGATTGTTGGTTTAATTAAACCTAACGGCGGAAGCATACATTTAGAAGGTACAAATATTACTAAATACCCAATGTATAAACGTGCACAAAGCGGCATTGGGTACTTAGCGCAAGAAGCTTCTGTTTTTAGAAAATTAAGTATAGAAGACAATATATTAAGTGTTTTACAATTAACTAAGCTAAGTAAAAAAGAGCAATTACATAAAATGGAATCGCTTATAGAAGAATTTAGTTTAGGACACATACGTAAAAGCCGTGGCGATTTATTATCTGGTGGAGAACGTAGAAGAACTGAAATTGCTCGTGCTTTAGCCACAGACCCAAATTTTATTTTATTAGATGAACCTTTTGCCGGTGTAGATCCTGTTGCGGTAGAAGACATCCAGCGTATTATTGCACGCTTGGCGAAAAAAAATATTGGTATTCTTATTACCGATCATAACGTACAAGAAACATTAGCTATTACAGATAGAACTTACTTAATGTTTGAAGGTGGTATTTTAAAAGCTGGTATTCCTGAAGATTTAGCTGCCGATGAAATGGTACGTAAAGTTTATTTAGGACAAAACTTCGAACTGCGTAAAACTAAGATTGATTTTTAG
- a CDS encoding PorV/PorQ family protein — MKQLLTLVFSIVSLSLFSQTKYSNEFMNIGVDAAALGMSNAVVANSNDVNSGYWNPAGLVNLEDSQIALMHSSYFANIANYDYIAFAKPMDDRSALGISVIRFAVDDILDTTQLIDDEGNVNYDRISLFSTADYGVTVSYSRRLPVQGFSYGVNAKVIRRIIGDFANSWGFGLDAAIQFETKNNWKFGIMARDITTTFNAWSYDEEAFERVRNAVEGQNQELPESTEITIPKLQIGVSKSYVFHYDYSLRAELDLNVRFEENNDIISTSFASINPAFGFEFGYINMIYLRGGVGNFQNELQIDNITENLSFQPSLGLGFKYKGIQVDYAFTDIGDQSVALYSNVFSVKLDFSIFR, encoded by the coding sequence TTGAAACAACTACTTACACTTGTTTTTTCTATAGTGTCACTTTCGCTATTTAGCCAGACTAAATATTCTAACGAGTTCATGAATATTGGTGTAGACGCAGCAGCTTTAGGCATGAGTAATGCTGTTGTAGCAAATAGTAACGATGTTAATTCAGGATACTGGAATCCAGCAGGATTAGTAAATTTAGAAGATAGCCAAATTGCTTTAATGCATTCTAGTTATTTTGCAAATATCGCTAATTACGATTATATCGCTTTTGCTAAACCTATGGATGATCGAAGTGCCTTGGGAATTTCGGTTATTCGTTTTGCTGTAGATGATATTTTAGACACCACACAATTAATTGATGATGAAGGTAATGTAAATTACGACCGTATTAGCCTATTCTCTACTGCAGATTATGGTGTTACAGTTTCCTATTCTAGACGCTTACCAGTTCAAGGTTTTAGTTATGGTGTTAACGCTAAAGTTATACGCCGCATAATTGGAGATTTTGCCAATTCTTGGGGTTTTGGTTTAGATGCCGCTATACAATTTGAAACGAAAAACAATTGGAAATTTGGTATTATGGCACGAGACATAACAACAACATTTAATGCTTGGAGTTATGACGAGGAAGCCTTTGAACGTGTTAGAAACGCTGTTGAAGGTCAAAATCAAGAATTACCCGAAAGCACAGAAATTACAATACCAAAATTACAAATTGGTGTTTCTAAAAGCTATGTCTTTCATTACGACTATTCGCTCCGCGCAGAATTAGATTTAAATGTACGTTTTGAAGAAAATAACGACATTATTTCTACCAGTTTTGCAAGTATTAATCCTGCCTTTGGCTTCGAATTTGGTTATATTAACATGATTTATTTACGCGGTGGTGTTGGAAATTTTCAAAACGAATTACAAATAGATAATATTACCGAGAATTTAAGCTTTCAACCAAGTTTAGGTTTAGGGTTTAAATACAAAGGCATACAAGTAGATTATGCATTTACAGACATTGGCGACCAAAGTGTTGCCTTGTATTCTAATGTGTTTTCTGTAAAATTAGATTTCAGTATCTTTAGATAG
- a CDS encoding M48 family metallopeptidase: MKYSFLLFVFLIISCSNTVNYTPEFKAKTEGTYLYSLDETIEVSYNDKNEISVLWRGVDVRPIAIDQNTFTSVEMNKKLRFIKHPETNTMYLTDVTEDDNKIAYDYKKMPENFNVPSVHLKNKNYTEALKGYLAIQKEDSTSVYINEYHFNKYGYKLMRDENYKDAIEVLKINAALYPESDNVYDSLGDAYLKIGDSLNAFNNFKKSLEFNNGNKRAKRFVEAYNKA; encoded by the coding sequence ATGAAATATTCATTTTTACTATTCGTATTTTTAATTATTAGCTGTTCAAATACTGTAAATTATACTCCAGAATTTAAAGCAAAAACCGAAGGCACATATTTATATAGTTTAGACGAAACGATTGAGGTTTCATATAACGATAAAAACGAAATTTCTGTATTATGGCGTGGCGTAGATGTAAGACCAATAGCAATAGATCAAAACACTTTTACTAGTGTAGAAATGAATAAAAAACTTCGCTTTATAAAACATCCTGAAACTAATACAATGTATTTAACAGATGTTACCGAAGACGACAATAAAATTGCATACGATTACAAAAAGATGCCAGAAAATTTTAATGTACCAAGTGTACATTTAAAAAATAAAAATTATACTGAAGCTTTAAAGGGCTACTTAGCAATACAAAAAGAAGATTCTACCAGTGTTTATATAAACGAGTATCACTTTAATAAATATGGTTATAAATTAATGCGCGATGAAAATTATAAAGATGCTATTGAAGTTTTAAAAATTAACGCTGCTTTATATCCTGAAAGCGATAATGTTTATGATAGTTTGGGAGATGCTTATTTAAAAATTGGTGACAGTTTAAATGCTTTTAATAATTTTAAAAAATCTTTAGAATTTAATAACGGAAATAAAAGAGCAAAGCGCTTTGTAGAAGCCTATAATAAAGCGTAA
- a CDS encoding SIS domain-containing protein has protein sequence MNTKESIIKLAKETITLESESINNLISLIDNDFADAVELIYNSKGRVIITGIGKSAIIATKIVATLNSTGTPAVFMHAADAIHGDLGLILEDDVVICISKSGNTPEIKVLVPLIKNAKNKMIAITGNKTSFLGQQADYVLNAFVQKEACPNNLAPTTSTTAQLVIGDALAVCLLELRGFSSKDFAKYHPGGALGKKLYLRVQDLSSVNSKPQVAPDTNVKQVIIQISESMLGVTAVVENNNIVGIITDGDLRRMLTKVDDFSKLTAKDIMSNNPKRIAEDAMAVDAMEIMESNGISQLLVEHDGKYAGVVHIHNLIKEGIL, from the coding sequence TTGAATACTAAAGAATCTATTATAAAATTAGCTAAAGAAACCATCACTTTAGAAAGCGAATCTATTAACAATTTAATTAGCTTAATTGACAACGATTTCGCTGATGCTGTGGAACTTATATACAATTCTAAAGGTCGTGTAATAATTACCGGTATTGGTAAAAGTGCCATTATTGCTACAAAAATTGTTGCAACATTAAATTCTACAGGTACTCCTGCAGTTTTTATGCATGCGGCAGATGCTATTCATGGTGATTTAGGTTTAATATTGGAAGACGACGTTGTTATTTGTATTTCTAAAAGTGGAAATACACCTGAAATTAAAGTATTAGTTCCTTTAATTAAGAACGCAAAAAACAAAATGATTGCAATAACTGGTAATAAAACATCTTTTTTAGGGCAACAAGCAGATTATGTTTTAAATGCTTTTGTACAAAAAGAAGCTTGCCCAAATAATTTAGCGCCTACTACCAGCACAACAGCACAACTGGTAATTGGTGATGCTTTAGCAGTTTGTTTACTTGAACTTCGTGGATTTTCTAGTAAAGATTTTGCTAAATATCATCCTGGCGGCGCTTTAGGTAAAAAATTATATTTAAGAGTTCAAGATTTATCTTCTGTTAATAGTAAACCTCAAGTAGCTCCAGATACAAACGTAAAACAAGTTATTATTCAAATCTCTGAAAGTATGCTTGGTGTTACTGCTGTTGTAGAAAACAACAATATTGTAGGTATTATTACAGATGGTGATTTAAGACGCATGCTTACAAAAGTTGATGATTTTTCTAAGCTTACAGCAAAAGATATTATGAGTAATAACCCAAAGCGTATTGCAGAAGATGCTATGGCTGTAGATGCTATGGAAATTATGGAAAGTAATGGCATTTCTCAATTATTGGTTGAGCATGATGGTAAATATGCTGGTGTAGTACACATTCATAATTTAATTAAAGAAGGCATTTTATAA
- a CDS encoding carboxymuconolactone decarboxylase family protein, with translation MSELVNEFNDYRSKMNDKILAGNNKIIKRIFNLDTNAFAEGALDVATKELLGLVASMVLRCDDCVKYHLEACYKNNISKEKVVETLSIAMLIGGTIVIPHLRRAYEYWDALEQTNN, from the coding sequence ATGTCAGAGTTAGTTAACGAATTCAACGATTATCGTTCTAAGATGAACGATAAAATTTTAGCAGGTAATAATAAAATTATAAAACGCATTTTTAATCTAGATACTAACGCTTTCGCAGAAGGTGCTCTAGATGTTGCAACTAAAGAATTATTAGGCTTGGTAGCCTCAATGGTTTTAAGGTGTGACGACTGTGTAAAATACCATTTAGAAGCCTGTTACAAAAACAATATTTCTAAAGAGAAAGTAGTAGAAACCCTAAGTATTGCAATGCTTATAGGTGGTACAATTGTAATACCTCATTTACGTAGAGCTTACGAATATTGGGATGCTTTAGAACAAACTAATAACTAA
- a CDS encoding peptidylprolyl isomerase: MQDGLYAKFNTNKGTILVNLEFEKTPGTVGNFVALAEGNMENSAKPQGTPYYDGLKFHRVIEDFMIQGGCPQGTGTGNPGYKFDDEFHPDLKHSGPGILSMANAGPGTNGSQFFITHIATDWLDGNHTVFGNVVEGQDVVNAIAQGDEIETLEIIRVGEAAENFNAIEAFRTFEGAREKRLAEEKAAIAAELDKYSAGFDQTESGLRYQIVQKGDGAKAEKGKTVSVHYKGTLTDGTVFDSSYKRNAPIDFALGMGQVIPGWDEGVALLNVGDKARFVIPSNLAYGAQGAGGVIPPNANLIFDVELMAVK; this comes from the coding sequence ATGCAAGACGGATTATACGCAAAATTTAATACCAATAAAGGTACAATTTTAGTTAATTTAGAATTTGAAAAAACACCTGGAACAGTAGGTAACTTCGTGGCTTTAGCAGAAGGTAACATGGAAAACTCTGCAAAACCTCAAGGTACTCCTTATTATGATGGATTAAAATTTCATAGAGTTATTGAAGATTTCATGATTCAAGGTGGTTGTCCACAAGGAACAGGAACAGGTAACCCAGGTTATAAGTTTGACGATGAATTTCACCCAGATTTAAAACACTCTGGACCTGGAATATTATCTATGGCAAATGCAGGACCAGGAACTAACGGAAGTCAATTTTTTATTACTCACATCGCTACAGATTGGTTAGATGGTAACCATACCGTTTTTGGAAACGTAGTAGAAGGACAAGATGTTGTAAATGCTATTGCTCAAGGTGATGAAATTGAAACTCTAGAAATAATTAGAGTTGGTGAAGCTGCAGAAAACTTTAATGCTATTGAAGCGTTTAGAACATTTGAAGGTGCTCGCGAAAAAAGGTTAGCAGAAGAAAAGGCAGCAATTGCAGCAGAATTAGATAAATATTCTGCAGGTTTTGACCAAACAGAAAGTGGTTTACGTTACCAAATTGTTCAAAAAGGAGATGGTGCAAAAGCAGAAAAAGGTAAAACAGTATCTGTACACTATAAAGGGACATTAACAGATGGTACCGTTTTCGATTCTTCTTATAAGCGTAATGCTCCTATTGATTTTGCTTTAGGAATGGGACAAGTAATTCCAGGATGGGATGAAGGTGTTGCTTTATTAAACGTTGGCGATAAAGCACGTTTTGTAATACCAAGTAACTTAGCTTATGGAGCTCAAGGTGCTGGTGGAGTAATACCTCCAAACGCAAACTTAATTTTTGATGTAGAATTAATGGCTGTAAAATAA
- the tatC gene encoding twin-arginine translocase subunit TatC, which yields MASKHVNEMSFLDHLEDLRWHLIRIFIAIVLCGTVAFIFGTFIFDNIIMWPKKMSFPTYQWLCNLSNFFGINDTTFCQAEFPFIIQNRTMAGQFSAHIWTSVYSGFILAFPYIIYQLWHFVSPGMKDNERKSSRGFIIISSILFFIGVLFGYFIIIPLSINFLANYNVSAEILNEIDISSYISLIRSSSLAAGFVFELPIVIFFLTKVGLVTPEILKKYRKFALVLVLILSAIITPPDIASQIIVAIPILILYQVSIYISRIVVNKQKKKETKDVRVS from the coding sequence ATGGCAAGTAAACATGTAAACGAAATGTCTTTTCTTGATCATCTTGAGGATTTAAGATGGCATTTAATTAGAATATTTATTGCTATAGTACTTTGTGGTACTGTTGCTTTTATTTTTGGTACTTTTATTTTTGACAACATTATTATGTGGCCAAAAAAAATGTCGTTTCCTACATACCAATGGCTTTGTAATTTATCTAACTTTTTTGGCATTAACGACACTACTTTTTGTCAAGCAGAGTTTCCTTTTATTATTCAAAATAGAACTATGGCCGGACAATTTTCGGCACATATTTGGACATCGGTTTACTCTGGATTCATTCTAGCTTTCCCATATATTATCTACCAATTATGGCACTTTGTAAGTCCAGGAATGAAAGACAACGAACGCAAAAGCTCTAGAGGTTTTATAATTATATCGTCTATACTTTTCTTTATTGGTGTACTCTTTGGATATTTTATAATTATACCTTTATCTATTAACTTTTTAGCAAACTATAATGTTAGTGCCGAAATTTTAAACGAAATAGACATTAGCTCATACATTTCACTAATTAGGTCTTCGTCTTTAGCAGCTGGTTTTGTATTCGAGCTTCCTATAGTAATATTCTTCTTAACCAAAGTTGGTTTAGTAACACCAGAAATTTTAAAAAAATATAGAAAGTTTGCACTTGTTTTAGTGCTTATTCTTTCTGCTATAATAACGCCACCAGATATTGCAAGTCAAATTATTGTGGCTATACCTATACTTATCCTTTATCAAGTAAGCATTTACATTTCAAGGATAGTTGTAAATAAACAGAAAAAGAAAGAAACAAAAGATGTCAGAGTTAGTTAA
- a CDS encoding phosphatidylcholine/phosphatidylserine synthase produces MQIKNFIPNLVTLLNLLCGSIAVLFAVNNHFVTAALFVFLGIFFDFFDGLLARKLNAQSAIGLQLDSLADMVTSGLVPGIILYKLIALAVDAPAMTASSEWTPYWSGFSMAWIPIIGLFVTLASAYRLAKFNVDEEQQTFFKGLPTPANTLLIMSLPLILEFQNNDAINAIILNAWFLIALTLLSCYLLNSNIKLFALKFKDFSFKNNAMRYIFILLSLVLLIVLHFAAIPIIILLYIILSLIQNNQN; encoded by the coding sequence ATGCAGATTAAAAATTTTATTCCAAATTTAGTTACACTATTAAACTTGTTATGCGGAAGCATTGCTGTTTTATTTGCTGTAAATAACCACTTTGTTACAGCTGCATTGTTTGTGTTTTTAGGTATCTTTTTTGATTTTTTTGATGGTTTGTTAGCAAGAAAACTTAATGCGCAAAGCGCCATTGGTTTACAGTTAGACTCATTGGCAGATATGGTAACTAGTGGTTTAGTACCAGGAATAATACTTTATAAATTAATAGCATTAGCAGTAGATGCGCCAGCAATGACAGCGTCTAGCGAATGGACACCTTATTGGTCTGGGTTTTCTATGGCTTGGATACCAATTATAGGTTTGTTTGTAACATTAGCATCTGCTTACAGGTTAGCTAAATTTAATGTAGACGAAGAGCAACAAACTTTTTTTAAGGGTTTGCCAACACCAGCAAATACTTTGCTAATTATGTCTTTACCATTAATTTTAGAATTTCAAAATAACGACGCCATTAATGCTATAATTTTAAATGCTTGGTTTTTAATAGCATTAACACTTTTAAGTTGTTATTTACTTAACTCTAATATTAAATTGTTTGCTTTAAAATTTAAAGACTTTAGTTTTAAAAATAACGCAATGCGTTACATTTTTATACTTTTAAGTTTAGTATTATTAATAGTACTTCACTTTGCAGCAATACCAATAATTATATTACTTTATATTATACTTTCTTTAATTCAAAATAACCAAAACTAA
- a CDS encoding DUF4105 domain-containing protein: MKQLLLVTTLFLSFFSFSQTPVITENTQISIITIGQGNLLNDAFGHNGFRVKNEYTDVIYDYGRYNFKDPNFYLNFAQGKLKYLMGKARSSDVIAFYESQDRTIKEQVLNINKAEKQKLWSYLINNNKPENQAYLYDFFYDNCATKIRDVLEENINGNITYSNPENYSQETFRTLIQNNLNRNSWGSLGIDLALGSIIDQKASPREYMFLPENIFNFYQLASFKKTNTPVVKQSKVLYQSKNKKETGSFLLRPFFVLSLIALLILWLTYRDYKNAKRNKTLDVSIHLITGITGVLLMLLWFATNHTATQNNYNLLWAFPIGIIAFLQALKAVPKRWYIGYLKLLIIMLCLMSLHWIIGVQRFAPTLLPVIIALFIRYVYLIRYYKQQETS; this comes from the coding sequence ATGAAACAACTTCTTCTAGTAACCACTTTATTTTTAAGTTTTTTTTCGTTTTCACAAACACCGGTAATTACTGAGAACACTCAAATTAGCATTATAACTATTGGCCAAGGAAACTTGTTAAACGATGCTTTTGGTCACAATGGTTTTAGAGTGAAAAATGAATATACAGATGTGATTTATGATTACGGACGTTATAATTTTAAAGACCCAAATTTTTATTTAAACTTCGCTCAAGGAAAGCTAAAATATTTAATGGGAAAAGCCCGAAGTAGTGATGTTATTGCGTTTTACGAAAGCCAAGACAGAACTATAAAAGAACAAGTATTAAATATAAATAAAGCTGAAAAACAAAAACTCTGGAGTTATTTAATAAACAATAACAAACCTGAAAATCAAGCCTATTTATACGACTTTTTTTATGATAATTGTGCTACTAAAATTCGTGATGTTTTAGAAGAAAATATAAACGGAAACATCACTTATAGTAATCCAGAAAATTATTCTCAGGAAACATTTAGAACGCTTATTCAAAATAATTTAAATAGAAACAGTTGGGGAAGCCTTGGTATCGATCTTGCCTTAGGTTCTATTATAGACCAAAAAGCAAGTCCGCGTGAGTACATGTTTTTACCAGAAAATATTTTTAACTTTTACCAATTAGCAAGTTTTAAAAAAACTAATACACCTGTTGTAAAACAATCTAAAGTACTATACCAATCTAAAAACAAAAAAGAAACAGGCTCTTTTTTATTGCGTCCGTTTTTTGTGCTAAGCCTTATTGCGCTTCTAATACTTTGGCTTACCTACAGAGATTATAAAAATGCTAAAAGAAATAAAACACTTGATGTTTCAATACATTTAATAACAGGAATTACAGGTGTTTTACTTATGCTATTGTGGTTTGCAACAAACCATACCGCTACTCAAAATAATTACAATTTACTTTGGGCATTCCCAATTGGGATTATTGCTTTTTTACAAGCACTAAAAGCAGTTCCTAAACGCTGGTATATTGGTTATTTAAAGTTATTAATTATTATGCTCTGCTTAATGTCTTTACATTGGATAATTGGTGTACAACGCTTTGCTCCTACTTTACTTCCTGTTATAATTGCGTTATTTATAAGGTATGTTTACTTAATACGCTATTATAAACAACAAGAAACATCATAA
- a CDS encoding ATP-dependent DNA helicase RecQ gives MKSEIQAALKKHFGFSEFKGLQEKVIESILDKKNTFVIMPTGGGKSLCYQLPALMQEGTAIVVSPLIALMKNQVDAIRGVSDEHGIAHVLNSSLNKTEVKQVKEDITNGITKLLYVAPESLTKEENVEFLRGVKISFMAVDEAHCISEWGHDFRPEYRNLRTIIQRIGDNIPIIGLTATATPKVQEDILKNLRMTDAKTFKASFNRPNLYYEVRPKTKTVDSDIIRFVKQNSGKTGIVYCLSRKRVEELAQVLQVNGIKAVPYHAGLDAKTRAKHQDMFLMEDIDVVVATIAFGMGIDKPDVRFVIHHDIPKSIESYYQETGRAGRDGGEGHCLAYYSYKDIEKLEKFMSGKPVAEQEIGHALLQEVVAFCETSMSRRKFILHYFGEEFDTETGDGGDMDDNMRHPKKQSEAKDEAKLVIETVKLTNEKYKSKDLVSVITGKPNAMITSHKTDAQPFFGNGKHHPKSFWMALLRQVIVAGYLKKDIETYGVVKITEKGKAFLESPISFMMTEDHTYDENHDDHIITAEKGGGAVVDDTLMKMLKDLRKKNAKKLGVPPFVIFQDPSLEDMALKYPVSIAELSNVHGVGEGKAKKYGKDFVALIDKYVEENDIDRPDDFIVKSTGTNSSLKLYIIQNVDRKLPLTDISSAKGMEMGDFIKEMEAIVYSGTKLNINYWIDDLLDEDQQEELHDYFMESETDKIDVAIDEFDGDYDDEELRLYRIKFISEVAN, from the coding sequence GTGAAGAGTGAAATTCAAGCTGCGCTAAAAAAACATTTTGGATTTAGCGAATTCAAAGGTTTACAGGAAAAAGTAATTGAGAGTATTTTAGATAAAAAAAATACTTTCGTTATCATGCCAACAGGTGGTGGCAAATCGTTATGCTACCAATTACCAGCCTTAATGCAAGAAGGTACAGCAATAGTTGTATCTCCTTTAATAGCATTAATGAAAAATCAAGTTGATGCTATTCGTGGCGTTTCAGACGAGCACGGTATTGCGCATGTACTTAATTCATCCTTAAACAAAACAGAAGTTAAACAGGTAAAGGAAGACATTACAAATGGTATTACCAAGTTGTTGTATGTGGCACCAGAATCCTTAACAAAAGAAGAAAATGTTGAATTTTTACGTGGTGTAAAAATATCATTCATGGCAGTAGACGAAGCGCACTGTATTAGTGAATGGGGACATGACTTTAGGCCAGAATACCGTAACCTGAGAACCATAATACAACGTATTGGCGATAATATACCTATTATAGGTTTAACAGCAACTGCAACACCAAAGGTTCAAGAAGATATACTTAAAAATCTTCGTATGACAGATGCTAAAACTTTTAAAGCCTCTTTTAATAGGCCTAATTTATATTATGAAGTACGCCCAAAAACAAAAACGGTAGATAGTGATATTATAAGGTTTGTAAAACAAAATTCAGGTAAAACAGGCATAGTTTACTGTTTAAGCCGTAAACGTGTAGAAGAGTTAGCACAAGTTTTACAAGTAAACGGTATAAAAGCCGTACCATATCATGCCGGATTAGATGCAAAAACTAGAGCTAAACACCAAGATATGTTTTTAATGGAAGACATAGATGTTGTTGTAGCTACTATAGCATTTGGTATGGGTATAGACAAACCAGATGTAAGGTTTGTAATACATCACGATATACCAAAAAGTATAGAAAGCTATTACCAGGAAACTGGTCGTGCAGGTAGAGATGGTGGCGAAGGCCATTGTTTAGCTTACTACTCTTATAAAGATATTGAGAAATTAGAAAAATTCATGTCTGGTAAACCTGTAGCCGAACAAGAAATTGGTCATGCTTTATTACAAGAAGTAGTAGCATTTTGTGAAACTTCTATGTCGCGAAGAAAATTTATACTTCATTATTTTGGAGAAGAATTTGATACCGAAACAGGCGATGGTGGCGATATGGATGATAATATGCGTCATCCAAAAAAACAAAGTGAAGCTAAAGATGAAGCCAAGTTAGTAATAGAAACAGTAAAATTAACTAACGAAAAATATAAGTCTAAAGATTTAGTAAGTGTTATTACCGGTAAACCAAATGCCATGATAACCTCACATAAGACAGATGCACAACCGTTTTTTGGAAACGGAAAACATCATCCAAAATCTTTCTGGATGGCATTATTACGTCAAGTAATAGTTGCTGGGTATTTAAAAAAGGATATTGAAACTTATGGTGTAGTAAAAATTACAGAAAAAGGGAAAGCCTTTTTAGAAAGTCCAATATCTTTTATGATGACCGAGGATCATACATACGATGAAAATCATGATGATCATATTATTACAGCAGAAAAAGGTGGTGGAGCAGTAGTAGACGATACTTTAATGAAAATGCTTAAAGATTTACGAAAAAAGAATGCTAAAAAATTAGGTGTTCCTCCTTTTGTGATTTTTCAAGACCCATCATTAGAAGACATGGCTTTAAAATATCCTGTATCTATAGCAGAGTTAAGCAATGTTCATGGAGTTGGAGAAGGTAAAGCAAAAAAATACGGAAAAGATTTTGTTGCTTTAATAGATAAGTATGTTGAAGAAAATGATATTGATAGACCAGATGATTTTATAGTAAAATCTACCGGTACTAATTCTAGTTTAAAGCTATACATTATTCAAAATGTAGATAGAAAATTACCGTTAACAGATATTTCTTCTGCCAAAGGCATGGAAATGGGTGATTTTATTAAAGAAATGGAAGCCATTGTTTATTCTGGTACCAAACTAAACATAAATTATTGGATTGATGATTTATTAGATGAAGACCAACAAGAAGAATTACACGATTACTTTATGGAGTCTGAAACCGATAAAATAGACGTTGCAATAGACGAGTTTGATGGCGATTATGATGATGAAGAACTTAGGCTATACCGCATAAAGTTTATTAGCGAAGTCGCTAACTAA